The Homo sapiens chromosome 10, GRCh38.p14 Primary Assembly sequence TGGGGATGTGCATGTGGCAAGCCATGGCGGCCGCGGCAGCGCTGGCCAGAGACGACGAGCTGGGGTAGCCCGACAGCAGTTTGTCTGTCCCGGGAAATGCCGTATGGGTCCGCAAGTGGCTCAGCAGCTCTTCGGACGTGGCGAAGCGCTTGTCGCACGGCCCGTTGGCCGACACCCAGTTGCAGATGTGGGGGAGTGGGTCGTTAGGGAGCATAAAGCCGTAGGGGTAGAGGGGGTGGCCGGCCAGGGAGGGCGGTGTGGCGCCAGCAGCCGCGGCGGCCGTTAGCGAGGAGTGCACACCGTGCAGCGGGTGCGTGGGGTACACCAGCGGGTATCCGGACTTCAGCGCCGCAGCCGCAGCAGCCGGATCATGTGCGCAAGAAGCGCTGGCGGCCGCCGCCCCTGCCAGGTGGCTAGCGCAGTGGTAGCTGAGGCAGTAAGGGTCCCGGCACAAACTGGCTGTCATCACGGACGGCGGAGACGCTCCGGCCAAAGGGCTGGAGCCGGCCGGCTTACTGCAGCCCAGAGACCCGGCCGCGGCCGCCGCCAGCTGCGCCCCCACCAGGCTGCCCGGCTTGGTGGGGTCAAGTGCCACGCCGTGTGGCAGGAACTGGGGCGGGTAGCCGGCGTAGGCCccggccaggctgcctgggtagGTCATACCCGCGGGAGGCAGAGGGAACACTGTCTGGCCCGGCTTGTAGGGTGACACGGGAGCCACCAGCCCAGAGCCCAACACTGAGGAGGAGGTGGGCGCGCTGGGGCCGGAGCCGGAGCTGGAGCCCGATGAACCGCCGCAGTCCGAGCCCAGAGCCTTGCCTCCCGGGCCCCCATCCGGATGCTGGTTCACATCCACATTAATCCCGCCGCCGCAGCTAATCCGGCCGTGTGCCAGCCCCGTGGGTCCCCCTTCGGCCGAGGCGCCCCCGGTGCCCTTGCCACCGCCGCCCACGTCGGTGTCTTTCTTGTCGTCCTTGCCCTCCGGGGCACCCCCGGCCGAGGACAGCATACCTCCCGGCGAGCAGGCCGAGGCGCTGGAGCTCGGGCTGCCTGTCCTGGGCGTGAATGGCTGGCAGGTGGCGCTCGGTACCCGGAATCCCGACTTCTCCGACGAAACacccccgccgccgcccccgccaCCGCCACCGCCTCCACCGCCGCCTCCCGGCTCCTTCTTATCCGAGCCGGGTTTGGAGTACGGCTTGAAACTCGACTTGTCCTCCACGCCGATGTCGCTCAGCTTCAGGGGGCCCGATTTGGTGTCCTTGTCGCCCGCAGCACCGCCGCCGGCACCGCCCGCGCCGCCCCCGTTGGAGGCAACCGAGGAGAGTTTGGAGGAGGGCGAGGGGTCGGGCTTCCCGATCTGCGAACATGTTTGCGCCAACAGCGCCAGCGGGCTCTTCTTGGCATCGAGCTGCGGGGTCAGACGATGGGGGGGGAGCGTCACACAGAGAAAGAAGTGGAAACCCTTTAGAATCCTGGCTTCTGGGGTTCAAATGCCTCTCCGCAACAGCCCACGAAGATCCTCCCAGCCCCAAGGCGCAATTCTAGGCGGCACCCCCTCTTCAACACCCACTCACAAACATTCTCGCCGTTGGGAAAGGCAGCAGATTGCTCCCCCCGCCCAACCACCACCCCCAGCAGCATCTTTCCTGCCCTCTCTGAGCGCTAACTAgatttttaaagagcaaaatGTTTTGGTTTTCGGTTCCTAGACCCAGAACTGTACCCCCTCCCCACAAACACTCCTTAATTCTTCAGAGTAAGGGCTCGGGCGGCTGGCGCCTCAGAGGCTGTGTGCACACACTGGCTTCTGCGGATACGAAGGACGGCGACTTTGGAACCGTATTTCAGACCTCCGCCTGCCTTCGGTGCCGAGTGAAGGGGCCTGGGTCGGGGTAGGGGCTTTCATATCGAAAGGAGAAACAAGTATTGGCAGCCTTGCTCCCTAGCATGCACGCCCCATTCCACTTCCTCCCCCTTTTCCGCCCTAGTTTTGAGGTACGGAAGCAGTAGCCTCTTCCCCCATTCGGGAGCTGAATCActccgacccccccacctccgcCCAGATCCCGAGAAAAAGAAAGCCCTAGGGTGGCAGCCAGGGTAGTGGTCCCAGTGCGATCCAGAGAGAGGGTCCTTACCTCGATGGGGCTGACCGGCGTggaaggcaggggctgcaggTACTCGGGGTGCAAAATGTGGCCAGTTCGTGCCGTCAGCATCTTCAGCACCTTGATTGGCAGGCGGTTGGCCTGGCGCAGGGGGTCAGAGGGGGGCACGGCGTGCACAAAAGGCTTGGTGCTGCCGGCCGGGGACGAGCCTGGGCCGGGGCCGGAGCTATTTCCAGAGAGCGCGCTGGTCCAGGCAGGGTCTGCAccgccgcctccgcctccgccgccgccgccgccgctgtgCTTACTGCTTCTTAGGGCAGAAAGCGAGGGCGCTGTGCTCATGACCCACCCGCGCGCATGGGAGCAGCGGGGGGGAGGGCTCCGGGAGGCGCGGGGCGGGCTCGGGGCTGCGCGCTCGCCCCGGGAGCAGGAGcagcgggaggaggaggagctggcgCGGCGGCCACGGGCGCCCAGCGCGCCTTCTCGGCGCCTGGAGCCAGACGCGAGTAATCCTGGGTGGCCCGCAGCGGAGCCGTGGCCGGGCTAGAGGAGCCGGCTGGACTGCGGGAGTGCCGGGCGGCTCGCGGTGTCCGCCTCGGGCTGCTCCCCTGCGCTGCGTTCTCGCGGCCCCGCGCCGGCGCTGCGCTCTGCGATGCGAGCCGCTGCGTGTCCAGCCGGGGCTCTGGCGAGGAAACTCACTTCAAAAGCAGCTGCACCAAGGGGGAGATTAAAGCCTTTGCCGCCTTCCAATCAAATGGGAGCCCGAGGTGATTGGAGGGTCAAGGGGATGTGACGCgtcccgcgccgccgccgccgccgctgccagGACTCTCAGTGCCGGTTTTAATGGGCAGCTCCCTCTTCGCCGCCCCCCTGTGTGTCCCCTCCCTCGATTTCGCTGGGAGGACGAGATGGACATTTATTCTACGTTTGCCATCCGCCGCctccctcttttttcctcctcGTCGTTCTTCCTTTCCCCAGCTCGAAAATAAACTGAAACCTTCTTTTGAAGGGGGGTGCGCGTGAGGAACAGACTGCGGGGGGTGTCCAGAAGGAGCACCGGTGGGAGTGTGGACACCGGCCGGACTGTCAACTCCAGGGGCGAAGGGAACCTGCACACCCAGTGTTTTTTCCTTCGCAGTAATCGAGATCCCGCGCGGCGCAGCGCAGCCACCAGGGTAAGAAGGCAAGGTGGGGAGCCGGAGCTGGAAGAAGCCCGCCCGCCCGCTCTAATTTCCTCAGATTCCGCGGCGGAGAAACCAGAAGCTAGATGGGCAGTCGCAGCGGCGGCGGCTCAACACCGCGAGGAGCGCTGGGCTCTCCGCCCTTCCCGGCCACGTGACGCCCGGGGACGCGTAGATTGGGGCAGCAGCGGGGGTCACATGTTTCCTCTGTTTCACCCTCAGtctgtcccccaaccccccatTCTTACTCTCCCACCCtgttttcctccctccccccCTTCTTTGGGCATCTCCACCCCTCCATCAATTGTCAATGTTCCTCGACCGCAATCAATCAGTTATTTGTCAGCTCTTGTCAATCCTCCCGTGATTTATGTCAGCTTTTGTTGCTGATTACAAGGCGGGTGCGACttgaagggaaaaagagagagggagagagagacggagaggaaggaggagattGAGAGGGAACTGGAGGAGGGGAAAAGAGGAGCGGCCtcctgggatgggggtggggtgggggctctaagaaaaagaatgaaagaggcGCACGGTGTCAGGAAAATGAATAGCGAGAGTAAAGTGCGCAGGTGCGCCCAGGGCGCCGAGAGGGGCGCGCAGGCCTGGAGTGTGCGCCTGCCCTCTCGGTGTCGGAGAGACGCCCTTCCACCTCTGGGAGCCTCGGTCTGTTGGGGTCGCGGAGTTCGGGCGCGGCTCCGGGTACCCGAGACCAGCGGCGGCAACTTCTAACACGGGAGATTTCCCGCCACCCCACCCCGCCGCCGCGAGTCCTCGCGGGGCGTGTTGCGTGCGGAGGTCAGGCTGCCACCCTCTGTAGTTCCCTAACCCCAAACTCGGAGACTTCTAAGAGCCACACCACCAAGGAACTTCTAGTCCTGGAGGTCAATGGTGGGGCAAACCTCGCCTCAATTCTTTGACCCCCTCGGGTCGTAAGCAGGGCTAAGAGGCTGCGAAGAAGAGGCCTGGCCATGGGTGTATGGGGGAAGAAACATCTCAGGCTCACTCATGCCCCCTCCCCGACCTTCTCCCACCTGCCGCCATCCCCGCAGGCTGGGGAGCCAGGGTAACTCGGGGCTGCTCTCTCGAATTTATTGGAACGCCGAGTCGGAATGAGCTGCGCTAGGAGAGCCGAGGGAAGGAGCGAGAGAGGGAGGGGGCGGCTGCCTGTGGGAACGCGGGTTCTTCCAGGGAAGCGGAGCGGGACTGCCGCGTTCCCCTCGATTTGCACCGTCACTCGGGTTGTTTGGGAAGAAAAGGGGAGGCGCTGTGCGTGCCACCGGGTACCTGGACCTGGATGCCCAGTGTGTATGCATGCCTGTGGCGCTGCGTGAGTTATCGGGGCTCTGATAGCGTCCGGAGCGGGTTCGAGGGTCTCCTCCAGGAACTCGCAGAAATtagagggggtggggaggaggacacACCCCCTTCCTCGGAACGACTTAGAAGACTTTGAATCTCCCCTCCTCCGCTTTTCCGCCCCGGCTCTTCTTTTGTTGTCAAGTCCTTTTGATAAATGGTGGGGCTGGGAGCTCTGGGAGTCGGGAGCCAGTCTGTGCCCGCGTGGGGGGCGGGGGCCGAGCCTGGAGACCCGGTTTCGACCGGCGCGCACCTGGGGCTGAGCCGGGTGCGCGCGGGGGTCGGGTCTGGAACTGCCCTTGGTATGCTCGCCCTCTCCTCTTGGCCCATctcactcccctcccccacctgacTCCCCTCCCCggcttctttctctgtctcccactcCGCACGGGTACCGAGAACTTTCCGGGGTGAGTTTTAGAATTTGCTCCTAGGCATTCTTTTTCTGCGTTTGGATTTTATCCCTTGATTCTTTGGGTTGGTAAACTTTATGAAATGGTAACTTGACTGAAGCTCAtttggagagaagaggggagtgAGGCGGTGTGTGCTTGGGGCTGGTGTTTGTCAGTGTGAGCGTGTAAGAGCACACCTGCATTCAAGGGGGTTTGTAGTGTCCGTGCGACATCTGAGGGAGGTGAGTCGGCGAGCGGGTGGCGAGGCCCCACGCTGAGGGAGGCGGTTGTCTGGTCTCCGGGGAGCAAGTCCCAGGTGCGCGTTTCGGAGGGCGGGACAGTCCTACGCTGTCTCTGCGGGGCAGCGCGTCTGTGAAGCACTCTTATCCTTCGGGTGTGTCCATGTGTGCCTGGTTACTGAGTGCGCGGCCGTCTAGGTGTCGACCCAACCAATGGTAGTGCTCCTAACGCCGCGAGCCCACCTTTGGGCCGCTATCGCCGCGGCCTCCCCGCGAGGCCCGGGCACTGAAATTCTGGGGCCTGCGACAGGGCCGGGGGGGACGCAGCCAAGGGcgtccctccccagcctccagactcAGCTCTTCCCCCTCTCCTCTAATTCCAGCAGCTTATTACGCCGGCGGCTCAGGGGAGGCAGCCTCAGCACCTGAAGCCTGGGGGGGCCGTGGAGTGGCTCCTGCGTCCCCCGGTGTGGCCACACACGCTCGTGGGGCTGCGCTGTGCTGCGTGGGTGCGGGTCGTGGTCAGCGTGCGTTCGCTTTTCTCAAAACTCCACTCCGAGGGTCCGAGCGCATGGGGGCGCCTGGGGGCCTGCGCGCCCGGGGCTTTTGGGAGGCGCCAGCGTCCGAGCCTGCGCACCTCGCGCAGGAGGCCAAACCCCCGAAGGCCGGCGCGGGCCCGGGAGTGGGGGCCATTAATTACTCTGCGCCAGGCCTAAAGCCTCCAACCCCCAGCAGCAGTTGGCGTGGATGTCCTGCGGATTTTATTTGCAAACAATGgaaatgatttgttttctctaaaaAAGGAGTGGGCAAGGCAGATATtggaggagggggtgggaggaggagaaggaaggggaaagagctgaggaaaaaagtttgaaaatgccTTGAACTATTCACTGTCGAGATGGCTAATCAGTATTGAGGCCGGAGGGCAGGCGGGCCGCCTTTCACCGCCGCTTCCCTTTCATCTCGGGCTCGGCGGAGGCGCTCAATTAAAAGCCTATCAGTTTGTAAGTAAATCAACGCCTATCAGAGTTGTCACATCAAACAAAACGATTATTATTGCAGCCCGCCTCCCCTATTAATCTCCCTCGAAGATAATCCGCCTGACAGGTCAGGCCCGGCGAGCTGGAAAGCCTGGCCCAGAGCACCCAAACAGTCCCGGACTGGCGCGCGCCCCCGGGGGCCTCCCCACCCCTGTCCTGCCCCGCCTCGCGGTCCCTGGGAGCGGGGAGAGAAAGCGCGCGCGGAGGCCTCTGCACCCAGGTCCGCCCCACCTGACTGGGAGCAAGGCCCAGATTCGCGGGGCCAGTAGGGGACAGTCCCGCGCGGCCCTCGCCGCTGCTCGGGGCAGGGGAGAAGCCTGGCGTGCAGGAGCCGCGGCCCGGCCCGGGGTCTCGCCACGGCCTGCGCTCTCCTCggctctcatttattttcttcctcccttctttttgttttctctcccgCGTCTTTCTGGGCTCCCccatctttttccttcatttccttttccttttcccttttttttacTTGCCAGGGAGTATTTCCCATTCTGGCTCTCTCTTCTTGGTGTGCCGTATAAACCTTTCTTGCGCAGCCACACTGCCTGGAGTAGGATGTTCTCAGGGCCCGGGTTATTTCTCCCGGGTTGCCCCAGGAGTGTGCAGTTCCCAGAAACTCATGGCAAAGTCCTCTATAATCTCTTTCCGAGCAGGGGCTCTGAGAAGCTCTGCGCCTGTTTAAGGGTTGGGTGGGTTTGGAGGggtgaagaggaaaaagagggagagagactggtGGACAGTTGTCCTATTCTGGAATTAGTATTTTGCCTTGGAATTTCATAGCTGTAACGTTGCCGACCTCGCTGTTGGCGTTGCCCGGGCTTTTCAAATATGTAGATAAGACTCAAGGGGGCATCCAGGCCTCAGTAGTgactatgtgtgtgtgggtgggtgccTGATACAAGTAAATACACCCAGATAACTGCCTCTGTGGCCTCAAGTTAGTGTCCCAAGAGTTTGGGTGGGGCCTCGCTTCTAGAAGGCGCAAAAATCGTGGCCTTCTTCCCAGTGGCCTCCGGCTTCCTGCTTTGGGATGCCTCGGAATCGAGCCGGACCCGCCTTTTTCTGCGCTCTTCCTCCACATCTGTAGGCCCAAACGGCCACTGCCGGAGCCAGGTGGAGCCAGGATTGAGGGGTAGCTGAAGTGTCTGTGACGAAAGGGCTGCCCGAGGGAGCCCAGGCCTGCCACCTCATATGTCGGGTTCAGTGCGCCGCGAAGGCTCTCCGCGCCTGTATCTCGGAGGACCCCCAGAGCGCTGCAGTATTGGGCGTCAGGGCCGAGCCTCTCGCAGCAGTCACGCCGCAGTCCGAGGCCACGGACATCCAATAGAGCCCACTTCAACTTGCATGGTGCATGGGGTCCAGGACCGGTGGCCCCCACACAGGGTTTCCCAAAGCCTCTCCATTTGTCTGCACTCTCCACTGCCGACCTTGTAGGAAATTTATTTCCATGCCCAGAAATATTGTTTGGACACAGTGGCTCGGTTATCTTCGCGCCTGCTtttcttaaatacatttatttcaccTCTGCCACGCTGCAGATATTTAAAGATCTGTAGATACCGTAACCCTCAGCGATGCGGGACTCACTCTGGTTATAGATAATATTCTCTGGGTGGTTATTTGAACATAAGTTCTATCTCCAGCCCAGATGACACCCAAGCAGGGGCTGTAAAGGACACTTGCTCTAGAATGTTTTCAACtgaaatatatgtccacacacgGAGAATTTaagagtatttttatatttctctctagATCTAAATATTCAGATGTGTTAATTACATGCCCTAGAAGCTGGAAGCGATCAGTGGTGTTCACACTGGACGTGGAGCTGTTTGTATAATTTTCATCTCCCTGCACTTAAACATGACTCTCAGTCTAATAAATTCAACCTTGTCATTTTTAGAATCGACGGGATTTCTCTGGCTGTCGTTTGCGCTGCATTTATCCGAATACATCCAGCTCGCAGGCATCCTGCAAGAAACGGCTCCCGGCTCGCGTGTACGCCGACACCTCGGCCCAACGCAGGACTCGAGGTGGTTTCTAGTGCCCGGGTGGCTGCAAGTCTGCCCTCCGAGGGAGGCTGGACAAGCGGCGCCCCCAGGTCGAGCGGCCTCTCGCTGCCTGGCAGTGCCTGGCAGCCCCCACCTCTGCCAGTGCTTCGGAAACCCGCCTGGCCAGGTTCGCCCGCGgtgaaaaatgaaagcaaattccCCAACAGAGGTAGCCGGAACTTTCCTCGACGAAGGCTCCCTCCTGCGCCTGTGTCTGGAGAACCCCCAGAGCGCTGCAAGTTAGCAAGAGAGATTCGATGGCGGCTCTGGAAGGCGCACGAAGGGTGGGGCGGGGGAGCAAAGAGGCCACTGGGTGACCCAGCCTGGTCCGGGGTGAAACGCTAGAGAAGGCGCCTCGCCTTCCTTATTTCAATGCAACTCCTCGGCCCCAGACGGTAAAAATAGTTTCCAAGCTGCCGCGGACGCCCAGGATGTGTTTGCAGAGATCAAACTGGGGAGGAGGCAGCTTTGTAAAAGTTGCAGAAAGATTAGCCGAGAAGCGTCCGCCCGGCGGGGCTCAAGAAAGCTTGGGGACAGCTCCATGTTCCTTGGGGCGGAATGGCCCAAGAATTGGCCTGGGTAACCCCCTGCCCAGTTCTCTGTCCTCACTTCGAGCCAGTGCTTAAATAACTTCCCGCCGCCTGCCCTGCAAACTTCCCGGCGCGGCGCCGTTGAGGCCAGGACACAGCAAAGGCTAGCAAAACCCCGCCGCGGCGCGCTCGGCCCCGGCCCTGAGAGGCTGCGCGGGTGGGAGGACCAGTGTGGTTTCTGCTCCCACTCGGCTGCCCAGACCCTCAAGACCGATCCCCCAACTCCTGGGAGCGGGTGCTTCCCT is a genomic window containing:
- the ZNF503 gene encoding zinc finger protein 503, with the protein product MSTAPSLSALRSSKHSGGGGGGGGGGGADPAWTSALSGNSSGPGPGSSPAGSTKPFVHAVPPSDPLRQANRLPIKVLKMLTARTGHILHPEYLQPLPSTPVSPIELDAKKSPLALLAQTCSQIGKPDPSPSSKLSSVASNGGGAGGAGGGAAGDKDTKSGPLKLSDIGVEDKSSFKPYSKPGSDKKEPGGGGGGGGGGGGGGGGVSSEKSGFRVPSATCQPFTPRTGSPSSSASACSPGGMLSSAGGAPEGKDDKKDTDVGGGGKGTGGASAEGGPTGLAHGRISCGGGINVDVNQHPDGGPGGKALGSDCGGSSGSSSGSGPSAPTSSSVLGSGLVAPVSPYKPGQTVFPLPPAGMTYPGSLAGAYAGYPPQFLPHGVALDPTKPGSLVGAQLAAAAAGSLGCSKPAGSSPLAGASPPSVMTASLCRDPYCLSYHCASHLAGAAAASASCAHDPAAAAAALKSGYPLVYPTHPLHGVHSSLTAAAAAGATPPSLAGHPLYPYGFMLPNDPLPHICNWVSANGPCDKRFATSEELLSHLRTHTAFPGTDKLLSGYPSSSSLASAAAAAMACHMHIPTSGAPGSPGTLALRSPHHALGLSSRYHPYSKSPLPTPGAPVPVPAATGPYYSPYALYGQRLTTASALGYQ